The DNA segment AAAACAGAGGGTGAGGTCCCCCCTAGGTAAACCTTATCTTAGATTTTACTATAGGTGGAGAGAATGACCACCACAAGAAAATGTAGCATTAGTTCTAGCTAGCTGTCCTGAGATGCAGCAATCAGTTGAGAAGCCAATCAACCATATTTTCCTTGTGTGCAGTTCTACCAAGCTCTGGGCATCTGTCACTGTTGCTTAATATAGTGGATGTGATAGCTAGAAGCCATAAGGAGATGGACAATGGCATCTTCCATGAGGGGCTAGATCACCAAAAGCTGGTTGATAACGTTCCCAAAGATCAATCTAGGAAAGTTTTGGCATTTAAGAAAGGAAGTCCTGATCTTCACAAGGGTGTAAGGAAATCGGCAGATTGCGTTTGCCATCTGTGGGAGAGGATGTTAAGGATTTGATAATTAATATTCATGTCAACCAAGATTCAAAAGAgacatttaattttcttatggGGTGCAAACAAATGTATATCTTACGAGGCACGTCATGTATTTCCTCTATATAAATGCAGATCTCTATGAAAGAAATGTAAGTTGAAATGAAGAGAATAGTGGATGTATCGTTGGCCCGAATCAGCAAATTCGTCTAAAGTTAGCGGTCAACGGCCCATTTGCACTACTGCAGTCTCTGGAGCTCTTGTCTGCCCCATTAAAAGCACCAGAGGTTATTTTAACTCGCGCGCTATTTTAGCACCACTAGTAGCGCCAGAGCTGCTACTAATTTAGTGCCGCTGCTAccttatttaatttgttgtagTGTTGGTTCAATACTTGACTTAGAGGTATCATGTGTTACCCACCGTAAAAAATAAATGTAGCAATAATTTTTACCTATTCAGGATCGAATCAAATTAAATGCTGAATCACATTAATTGGCAGCCGTGAGCCGGCCTGCGAGATCAAACTCATCTTCCAATTTTTATGACAATGGCACGGACCACTTGAAGCCATGAAACAAGAACCTGCTAAGTTTCTCTTCATTGCTTCCGCCATATTGACATACCGAATTCCAATTTCTCGCTCCCGCCAGATTGGAGAGGTATGTATTTCAGTAAAGCTTCATACGTGGAGTATATAATCTAAAAACTCTTTAACCAGACAAATGTGCAGCAGAGTAGAGCAGAGCAGAGAGAAGGGTTGTGACAGCAAACTTCGAAGCGACATTAAAGAGTTGGTGCTTAACAGGCGCACTATTGCCGAATACAAGGCAATTACTGCCAATCATATGCAGAAATTACTTATAATTTGCCAAGTAAGTTGGCAACCCTGATTAGAAAGAAGGGTTGGACACAGTAGTATGAGCTACAGTGGGCAACCTCACATACATGCGTAAAAGACAAGAAATACACAGCGAGTCTAAGTCTAATGGTGAAGAAGGCCAATTAGCCATAAAAGACAAGAACTACACAGCGAGTCTAAGTCTAATGGTGAAGAAGGCCAAATAGCCATAAAAGACAAGAAATACACAGTGAGTCTTAGTCTAATGGTGAAGAAGGCCAAATAGCGCCAAGCTAAGCATGGCCGGCTCTGTATGTGACGTACGTGACCATCAGGATGAAGTGGGCTTCTAGGGAACAGCAGGAAATCCAGGTAGAGTTGGCTTGGGGAAAGCTGGGAATCCAGGAAGAGTAGGCATTGGCATAACTGGGAACTCAGGAAGAGTAGGCATGGGCAGCTGGGGGATCTCTGGCAATTTGGGCAGCCCTGGAAGATGAAGATCAAATGGGTTGGGGATTTCCGGGAACTTCATCTCAGGCAGATGCTGACCTTCAGTGAGCTTGGGGATCTCCGGGAATTTAGTTTCAGGCGGAGTTGGGAATTCAggcttgggcaagattggtatTGTTGGGAAAGTGGGTTGATCATGTGGCTTCACCTCCTCTGGTGCAGTCTTCGTCTCATCAGCTGCTTCCAACAGATAGCGCCCACCCAAACATACATGGCTCATGGTTAGCATTGACAGAGAGATGAGAAGGAGAGGTAAGAAGGCAGAGCAGCCATGATCAGAAGAAGCCATGGCACTGCAAAAGACAACTCTGAGCTCTGTATGTAAGAAGTGGTGTCTATGAGTAGGGTATGCAATTGGTGCTTGGTATTTATAGAATAAACTCGGCAGCATGGTCAGATGCTACGTGCTTAATTAGGGcctggggttttttttttttaatcgttGCACATGGCCACCTTCCCACAGCTGGCTCTCTTTATCTGTACAATATAATTTGCTGTGAAATAGCTGCAATATCATAAATTAAGTAGTCCAACCACTTGCAAAGACACATGAACTAACAGTTCAGAACTCAATCACTTACTGATCAGATTCGTCCACGGCCTGTGAAATATAACGCTCATGAACTCCATTTTGGCAACGTATTTTCCAGGATAACTGGCCAAATCAAGATCTGATAATATCTCTTCAACCAAAGCAGGCGATATTTAACTATTGATCATTGAATCCTGGTGctgcaatttttgaaatttcactCGGACTGGATCCAAATGGGAGATGGACGACTAATGCGTACTTGGACGTACGTGTATATG comes from the Nymphaea colorata isolate Beijing-Zhang1983 chromosome 14, ASM883128v2, whole genome shotgun sequence genome and includes:
- the LOC116267467 gene encoding protein PELPK1-like; its protein translation is MASSDHGCSAFLPLLLISLSMLTMSHVCLGGRYLLEAADETKTAPEEVKPHDQPTFPTIPILPKPEFPTPPETKFPEIPKLTEGQHLPEMKFPEIPNPFDLHLPGLPKLPEIPQLPMPTLPEFPVMPMPTLPGFPAFPKPTLPGFPAVP